In Denticeps clupeoides chromosome 1, fDenClu1.1, whole genome shotgun sequence, a single window of DNA contains:
- the LOC114802205 gene encoding limbic system-associated membrane protein-like isoform X4 — translation MMLSSLVYSGVSQDLPKATVTVESPEEPFYPGDTVTLRCYITQYTDWEYYWYRDNTRIPSKTSKTITISLPTESGQYVCSGQRKTFPPYSASSQAVTVSYQAALPTPALTVDPQNLVFTGEKVTLKCEVKPSSGWRYKWYKEESSNVFQSEGNTFIITAASGSDEGRYWCRGEREHSNTNTPKSKDVHLYVKAPPTATLTVAPQSPVFTGEKVTLKCEVKPSSGWRYKWYKEQSSNVDFQSEGNTFIITAASGSDEGRYWCRGEREHSNTNTPTSRDVYLSVKALPTATLTVASQSPVWTGDTVTLRCEVTSLTGWRYKWYKGRSQTAVSQSDRYNRTGDTLTIRGAAESDQDQYWCQGERDTRPTSSLINSQSLYLLEVGIRLGLGAAILFAIVVVMLWSCYNYVRCTFTCSRAR, via the exons TGCTGAGTTCACTCGTCTACTCTGGAGTTTCACAAG ATCTGCCTAAAGCCACAGTGACAGTAGAGTCTCCAGAGGAACCTTTCTACCCTGGAGATACGGTCACTCTGAGGTGTTACATAACACAGTACACAGACTGGGAATATTATTGGTACAGAGACAACACACGTATTCCCAGTAAGACCAGTAAGACCATCACCATCTCTCTCCCTACTGAGAGTGGTCAGTATGTTTGTTCAGGACAGAGGAAGACTTTTCCCCCATACAGCGCTTCAAGTCAAGCTGTTACAGTGTCTTACCagg CAGCCCTGCCTACACCTGCACTGACTGTAGATCCACAGAATCTTGTGTTCACTGGAGAGAAGGTCACTCTGAAGTGTGAGGTGAAGCCCTCCAGTGGTTGGAGATATAAGTGGTATAAAGAGGAGAGCAGTAATGTGTTTCAGTCTGAGGGAAACACCTTCATCATCACAGCAGCTTCTGGGTCTGATGAGGGTCGGTACTGGTGtcgaggagagagagaacacagtaATACCAACACACCAAAAAGCAAAGATGTTCATTTGTATGTAAAAG ccccgcccacagctACACTGACTGTAGCTCCACAGAGTCCTGTGTTCACTGGAGAGAAGGTCACTCTGAAGTGTGAGGTGAAGCCCTCCAGTGGTTGGAGATATAAGTGGTATAAAGAGCAGAGCAGTAATGTGGACTTTCAGTCTGAGGGAAACACCTTCATCATCACAGCAGCTTCTGGGTCTGATGAGGGTCGGTACTGGTGtcgaggagagagagaacacagtaATACCAACACACCAACAAGCAGAGATGTGTATTTGTCTGTAAAAG CCCTGCCCACAGCTACACTGACTGTAGCTTCACAGAGTCCTGTGTGGACTGGAGATACAGTCACTCTGAGGTGTGAGGTGACGTCTCTCACTGGCTGGAGATATAAGTGGTATAAAGGCAGATCTCAGACTGCAGTGTCTCAGTCTGACCGTTACAACAGAACTGGGGACACATTGACCATCAGAGGAGCTGCTGAGTCTGACCAGGATCAGTACTGGTGTCAGGGAGAGAGGGACACCAGACCCACATCCTCACTAATCA ACTCTCAATCTCTTTATTTGCTTGAAGTTGGCATCCGACTGGGTCTAGGAGCTGCAATTCTTTTTGCCATTGTTGTGGTCATGTTATGGTCATGTTATAACTATGTCAG GTGCACATTTACCTGCAGCAGAGCC AGGTGA
- the LOC114802205 gene encoding limbic system-associated membrane protein-like isoform X3, protein MELTGRFLLFLLSSLVYSGVSQDLPKATVTVESPEEPFYPGDTVTLRCYITQYTDWEYYWYRDNTRIPSKTSKTITISLPTESGQYVCSGQRKTFPPYSASSQAVTVSYQAALPTPALTVDPQNLVFTGEKVTLKCEVKPSSGWRYKWYKEESSNVFQSEGNTFIITAASGSDEGRYWCRGEREHSNTNTPKSKDVHLYVKAPPTATLTVAPQSPVFTGEKVTLKCEVKPSSGWRYKWYKEQSSNVDFQSEGNTFIITAASGSDEGRYWCRGEREHSNTNTPTSRDVYLSVKALPTATLTVASQSPVWTGDTVTLRCEVTSLTGWRYKWYKGRSQTAVSQSDRYNRTGDTLTIRGAAESDQDQYWCQGERDTRPTSSLINSQSLYLLEVGIRLGLGAAILFAIVVVMLWSCYNYVRCTFTCSRAR, encoded by the exons TGCTGAGTTCACTCGTCTACTCTGGAGTTTCACAAG ATCTGCCTAAAGCCACAGTGACAGTAGAGTCTCCAGAGGAACCTTTCTACCCTGGAGATACGGTCACTCTGAGGTGTTACATAACACAGTACACAGACTGGGAATATTATTGGTACAGAGACAACACACGTATTCCCAGTAAGACCAGTAAGACCATCACCATCTCTCTCCCTACTGAGAGTGGTCAGTATGTTTGTTCAGGACAGAGGAAGACTTTTCCCCCATACAGCGCTTCAAGTCAAGCTGTTACAGTGTCTTACCagg CAGCCCTGCCTACACCTGCACTGACTGTAGATCCACAGAATCTTGTGTTCACTGGAGAGAAGGTCACTCTGAAGTGTGAGGTGAAGCCCTCCAGTGGTTGGAGATATAAGTGGTATAAAGAGGAGAGCAGTAATGTGTTTCAGTCTGAGGGAAACACCTTCATCATCACAGCAGCTTCTGGGTCTGATGAGGGTCGGTACTGGTGtcgaggagagagagaacacagtaATACCAACACACCAAAAAGCAAAGATGTTCATTTGTATGTAAAAG ccccgcccacagctACACTGACTGTAGCTCCACAGAGTCCTGTGTTCACTGGAGAGAAGGTCACTCTGAAGTGTGAGGTGAAGCCCTCCAGTGGTTGGAGATATAAGTGGTATAAAGAGCAGAGCAGTAATGTGGACTTTCAGTCTGAGGGAAACACCTTCATCATCACAGCAGCTTCTGGGTCTGATGAGGGTCGGTACTGGTGtcgaggagagagagaacacagtaATACCAACACACCAACAAGCAGAGATGTGTATTTGTCTGTAAAAG CCCTGCCCACAGCTACACTGACTGTAGCTTCACAGAGTCCTGTGTGGACTGGAGATACAGTCACTCTGAGGTGTGAGGTGACGTCTCTCACTGGCTGGAGATATAAGTGGTATAAAGGCAGATCTCAGACTGCAGTGTCTCAGTCTGACCGTTACAACAGAACTGGGGACACATTGACCATCAGAGGAGCTGCTGAGTCTGACCAGGATCAGTACTGGTGTCAGGGAGAGAGGGACACCAGACCCACATCCTCACTAATCA ACTCTCAATCTCTTTATTTGCTTGAAGTTGGCATCCGACTGGGTCTAGGAGCTGCAATTCTTTTTGCCATTGTTGTGGTCATGTTATGGTCATGTTATAACTATGTCAG GTGCACATTTACCTGCAGCAGAGCC AGGTGA